In Pseudoxanthomonas indica, the following are encoded in one genomic region:
- a CDS encoding NAD(P)H-binding protein, giving the protein MTRLLVLGASGLVGRSALQQALADARVAGVVAPTRRPLPTHPRLDNPIIDFDAIDVSDPAWRVDAVICALGTTIADAGSQAAFRKVDYDYPLAFARLAHAAGARTFALTSAKAANPRSQVFYSRTKGELEQALRGIGFDSLTLLRPGLLDGERQAQRPMEQLALRISRALDGVLPGSWRAVPATAVASALVKAALDPQPGIHVIESADIPR; this is encoded by the coding sequence ATGACGCGACTATTGGTGTTGGGAGCCAGCGGCCTGGTCGGCCGTTCGGCGTTGCAGCAGGCGCTGGCCGATGCGCGCGTGGCCGGCGTGGTGGCGCCGACGCGGCGCCCCCTGCCCACGCACCCGCGACTGGACAATCCGATCATCGACTTCGATGCCATCGATGTGAGCGATCCGGCCTGGCGCGTGGATGCGGTCATCTGCGCGTTGGGCACCACCATCGCGGATGCCGGCTCGCAAGCGGCGTTCCGCAAAGTCGATTACGACTATCCGCTCGCATTCGCCCGGCTGGCGCATGCCGCCGGCGCGCGCACGTTTGCTCTGACCTCGGCCAAGGCTGCGAATCCGCGCTCGCAGGTGTTCTACTCGCGCACCAAGGGTGAGCTGGAACAAGCTTTGCGCGGGATTGGCTTTGACTCGTTGACGTTGCTGCGCCCGGGCCTGCTGGATGGCGAACGCCAGGCGCAGCGGCCGATGGAACAGCTGGCCTTGCGGATCTCGCGCGCACTGGATGGCGTGCTGCCGGGCAGTTGGCGAGCGGTGCCGGCCACCGCGGTGGCCAGCGCCCTGGTGAAGGCGGCGCTGGATCCGCAACCCGGCATCCACGTCATTGAATCGGCGGATATCCCGCGTTGA
- the ppa gene encoding inorganic diphosphatase, translating to MGLDHVSTGKNPPEEINVIIEIPKDSEPVKYEVDKESGAIFVDRILSTPMRYPCNYGYVPNTQCGDGDPADVLVVLPLPLIPGSVIRCRPVGVLRMTDEAGSDEKILAVPVEKVFSGYKHISDIDQVSPHWLERIGHFFEHYKDLEKGKWVKIDGWANAADAKAVLVEAMQRFAELKK from the coding sequence ATGGGTCTGGACCACGTCTCTACCGGCAAGAACCCGCCGGAAGAAATCAACGTCATCATCGAAATTCCGAAGGATTCGGAGCCGGTGAAGTACGAAGTGGACAAGGAAAGCGGCGCGATCTTCGTCGACCGCATCCTTTCAACCCCGATGCGCTACCCCTGCAACTACGGCTACGTGCCGAACACCCAGTGCGGCGACGGCGACCCTGCCGACGTGCTGGTGGTGCTGCCGCTGCCGCTGATCCCCGGCTCGGTGATCCGTTGCCGCCCGGTCGGCGTGCTGCGCATGACCGACGAGGCCGGCAGCGACGAGAAAATCCTGGCCGTGCCGGTGGAGAAGGTGTTCTCCGGCTACAAGCACATCTCCGACATCGACCAGGTCAGCCCGCACTGGCTGGAACGCATCGGCCACTTCTTCGAGCACTACAAGGATCTGGAGAAGGGCAAGTGGGTCAAGATCGACGGCTGGGCCAACGCCGCCGACGCCAAGGCGGTGCTGGTGGAAGCCATGCAGCGCTTCGCTGAACTGAAGAAGTAA
- a CDS encoding ion channel, with translation MALPWLRWAVIARRHPSALLLTVQLAGILLYPLMETAPGGRAIFGAFGILVLALALWVVNRGPTSLWVALLLAVPSVILSLLAAALGNVHLQIVAHLLESALYFYTAGSLTAYMLQDHRVTSDELYAAGATFTLLAWGFAFAFSVCQQWYPGSFIAAVHPEQPRTWMELLFLSFSLLSGVGLSDIVPVQPQARALVMLEQFAGVMYIALVVSRLIGLTTLKMSGRKDL, from the coding sequence ATGGCACTTCCCTGGCTGCGCTGGGCGGTGATTGCGCGCCGACATCCCTCGGCCCTGCTGCTGACCGTGCAGCTGGCCGGCATCCTGCTATATCCGCTGATGGAGACGGCGCCCGGCGGGCGCGCCATCTTTGGTGCATTCGGCATCCTGGTGCTGGCCTTGGCTCTCTGGGTGGTCAATCGCGGTCCCACCAGTTTGTGGGTGGCGCTGTTGCTGGCGGTGCCCTCGGTCATCCTGTCGCTGCTGGCAGCGGCGCTGGGCAACGTGCATCTGCAGATCGTCGCGCACCTGCTGGAAAGCGCGCTGTACTTCTACACCGCCGGCAGCCTGACCGCCTACATGCTGCAGGACCATCGGGTGACTTCCGATGAGCTTTATGCCGCCGGCGCTACCTTCACCCTGCTGGCCTGGGGTTTCGCGTTCGCGTTTTCGGTGTGCCAGCAGTGGTATCCGGGCAGTTTCATCGCCGCCGTGCATCCGGAGCAACCGCGCACCTGGATGGAATTGCTGTTCCTGAGTTTCAGCCTGCTCTCGGGCGTGGGCCTGAGCGACATCGTCCCCGTCCAGCCGCAGGCGCGCGCGTTGGTGATGCTGGAGCAGTTCGCCGGGGTGATGTACATCGCGCTGGTGGTGTCGCGCCTGATTGGGCTGACCACCTTGAAGATGAGCGGACGCAAGGATCTCTGA
- a CDS encoding DUF4136 domain-containing protein: protein MTRFIARFARLAPLAALLLLTACVSSPRITSEADPNADFAQYKTFSFYSPLAIDSNGYATLTGSRLKAGARAQLEARGYVYDEKSPDLWLNINAYMQEKTDVVSMPNVDYDYYYSYRARRYVSVPYWYDETRVYQYTEGTLNFDLVDAKRNMLVWEGIAVGRVANAKPADRAARIDKAVVDIFARYPYRAGSGTPAVAVQP from the coding sequence ATGACCCGTTTCATCGCCCGCTTCGCCCGACTCGCGCCGTTGGCAGCGCTGTTGCTGCTGACGGCCTGCGTCAGTTCCCCGCGTATCACCAGCGAGGCCGACCCCAATGCCGACTTCGCACAGTACAAGACCTTCTCGTTCTACTCGCCGCTGGCGATCGACAGCAATGGCTACGCCACCCTGACCGGATCGCGACTGAAAGCCGGCGCACGCGCGCAACTGGAAGCGCGCGGCTACGTCTACGACGAGAAATCGCCCGACCTGTGGTTGAACATCAACGCCTACATGCAGGAAAAGACCGACGTGGTCAGCATGCCGAACGTGGATTACGACTACTACTACAGCTATCGCGCGCGCCGTTACGTGTCGGTGCCGTACTGGTATGACGAGACCCGTGTCTATCAGTACACCGAGGGCACACTGAACTTCGACCTGGTCGATGCCAAGCGCAACATGCTGGTCTGGGAGGGCATCGCCGTGGGTCGCGTGGCCAACGCCAAACCGGCCGATCGCGCCGCCCGCATCGACAAGGCGGTGGTCGACATCTTCGCCCGTTATCCGTACCGCGCCGGCAGTGGCACGCCGGCCGTGGCGGTGCAGCCATGA
- a CDS encoding lytic transglycosylase domain-containing protein, producing MTPLAAATRLLLLACLAGGCIAPAQARTVYRCVRDGTVSLATAPEPGSKCQPREVDDNAVSLPNLWGKMGVFSGVLYEREQDGQLVYSTRKLPGSREYLRFTVATPPGEPAHAGLGKVGKPRLDMYPKDFRRAARKTGVDDAWLRAVAHAESDFNAQAVSAKGAKGVMQLMPEVVSEYGVTDPFSSAQSIDAGARHMKGLMRRYQGDLSLVAAAYNAGIGTVTRYGGVPPYAETQEYVSKVTALYELYLRAMGRKAAPETPAH from the coding sequence ATGACTCCCCTTGCCGCCGCCACCCGCCTGCTGCTCCTGGCCTGCCTGGCCGGCGGCTGCATCGCGCCGGCGCAGGCGCGCACGGTCTACCGCTGCGTGCGCGATGGCACGGTCAGCCTGGCCACCGCGCCGGAGCCGGGCTCGAAGTGCCAACCGCGGGAGGTCGATGACAACGCCGTGAGCCTGCCCAACCTGTGGGGAAAGATGGGGGTGTTCAGCGGCGTGCTCTACGAGCGCGAGCAGGACGGGCAACTGGTGTACAGCACGCGCAAGCTGCCCGGCTCGCGCGAATACCTGCGCTTCACTGTCGCAACGCCACCGGGCGAGCCAGCCCATGCCGGTCTGGGCAAGGTTGGCAAGCCGCGGCTGGACATGTACCCCAAGGATTTCCGCCGCGCGGCACGCAAGACCGGCGTCGACGACGCCTGGCTGCGCGCGGTGGCGCATGCCGAGAGCGACTTCAACGCCCAGGCGGTGTCGGCCAAGGGCGCCAAGGGCGTGATGCAGCTGATGCCCGAGGTGGTGAGCGAGTACGGGGTCACCGATCCGTTTTCCTCCGCGCAATCGATCGACGCCGGCGCTCGCCATATGAAGGGGCTGATGCGTCGCTACCAGGGCGACCTGAGCCTGGTGGCGGCGGCCTACAACGCCGGCATCGGCACGGTCACCCGCTACGGCGGGGTACCGCCCTATGCCGAGACGCAGGAGTACGTCAGCAAGGTCACCGCGCTGTACGAACTCTATCTGCGCGCGATGGGACGCAAGGCCGCGCCGGAAACGCCCGCGCATTAG
- a CDS encoding HpcH/HpaI aldolase/citrate lyase family protein → MRSKLFVPAIRPELFAKAMASQADAVSFDLEDAVPADRKAQARAHLVEFLREPAALRKTIIVRVNASGTPDFQADLDALAGLPIDLINLPKTESADELRAAASSIARRWPQPPGLLVTIESARGLRHAAAIAGADASVAGLQLGLGDLFEALGIDRRNHANVHAAMYALRMAAAEAGVYAYDSAWGAIEDEAGFRTEAQQARALGFLGKSCIHPRQVALANALFQPTEEEIAAARRIVAAAAEANTRGHGAFVVDGRMIDAPYLRRAQAIVAAADA, encoded by the coding sequence ATGCGTAGCAAGCTGTTCGTGCCCGCGATACGTCCCGAGTTGTTCGCCAAAGCCATGGCGAGCCAGGCCGACGCCGTGTCCTTTGATCTGGAGGACGCCGTGCCGGCTGATCGCAAGGCGCAGGCACGGGCGCATCTGGTGGAATTCCTGCGCGAGCCGGCCGCCCTGCGCAAAACCATCATCGTGCGCGTCAATGCCAGCGGAACCCCCGACTTCCAGGCCGATCTGGACGCGCTGGCCGGCCTGCCAATCGACCTGATCAACCTGCCCAAGACCGAGTCGGCCGACGAGCTGCGCGCCGCCGCCTCGAGCATCGCCCGCCGCTGGCCACAACCGCCCGGACTGCTGGTCACCATCGAAAGCGCGCGCGGCCTGCGTCATGCCGCCGCCATCGCGGGCGCCGATGCCTCGGTCGCCGGCCTGCAACTGGGGCTGGGTGATCTGTTCGAAGCCTTGGGCATTGATCGGCGCAACCACGCCAATGTGCATGCCGCGATGTACGCGCTGCGCATGGCCGCCGCCGAAGCCGGCGTGTACGCCTACGACAGCGCCTGGGGTGCCATCGAAGACGAAGCCGGCTTCCGCACCGAGGCGCAACAGGCGCGCGCGCTGGGCTTTTTGGGCAAGAGCTGCATCCATCCACGCCAGGTGGCGCTGGCCAACGCCCTGTTCCAGCCCACGGAAGAGGAAATCGCCGCAGCCCGGCGGATCGTCGCGGCCGCTGCCGAGGCGAACACGCGCGGGCATGGTGCCTTTGTTGTCGACGGGCGCATGATCGATGCGCCCTATCTGCGTCGTGCGCAGGCCATCGTGGCCGCCGCCGACGCATGA
- a CDS encoding HAD family hydrolase → MADIRWVGFDGDDTLWKSEDYYRQAEHDFEQILAGYLDLEDRRMQQHLLETERRNLKVFGYGVKGMTLSMIESAIQLTDERISARDLHRVMEIGRACLQHPVDLLPGIREAVEAVARDHEIVLITKGDLFHQEAKIAQSGLADLFHRIEVVSEKDEATYARVLQELGVHASQFVMVGNSLRSDIEPVIQLGGWGIHMPYHVTWALETEHGLGDDVPRLHTVTVAAQIPSTLASIRSQ, encoded by the coding sequence ATGGCGGATATTCGCTGGGTCGGCTTTGATGGCGACGACACGCTGTGGAAGAGCGAGGACTACTACCGCCAGGCCGAACACGACTTCGAGCAGATCCTTGCCGGCTACCTCGATCTGGAAGATCGCCGCATGCAGCAGCATTTGCTGGAAACCGAACGACGCAACCTCAAGGTCTTCGGCTACGGCGTGAAGGGCATGACGCTGTCGATGATCGAATCGGCCATCCAGCTCACCGATGAACGCATCAGTGCGCGCGATCTGCATCGCGTCATGGAAATCGGCCGCGCCTGCCTGCAGCATCCGGTCGACCTCCTGCCGGGCATCCGCGAGGCGGTGGAAGCCGTTGCCCGCGATCACGAGATTGTGCTGATCACCAAGGGCGATCTGTTCCACCAGGAAGCCAAGATCGCCCAGTCGGGCCTGGCCGATCTGTTCCATCGCATCGAAGTGGTGTCCGAGAAGGACGAGGCGACCTACGCCCGCGTGCTGCAGGAACTGGGCGTGCATGCCTCGCAGTTCGTGATGGTCGGCAATTCCCTGCGCTCGGATATCGAGCCGGTCATCCAGCTCGGCGGCTGGGGCATCCACATGCCGTATCACGTGACCTGGGCGCTGGAAACCGAGCACGGCTTGGGCGATGACGTACCCAGGCTGCACACCGTCACGGTTGCGGCGCAGATTCCGTCAACGTTGGCGAGCATCCGCTCGCAGTGA
- a CDS encoding EF-hand domain-containing protein — translation MKTIARPILAVASALLFAGLAVPAALLAQEQETPPPKTHSDAPPAADPANPSPRAFQELDTDGDGGISKDEAAADPALTQAFGTLDQDADGKLTSSEYQAYKPAAPGG, via the coding sequence ATGAAGACCATTGCACGCCCGATCCTCGCCGTCGCATCGGCGCTGCTCTTCGCGGGCCTGGCAGTGCCTGCCGCATTGCTGGCACAAGAACAGGAAACGCCGCCACCCAAGACCCACAGTGACGCGCCCCCTGCCGCGGATCCGGCGAATCCTTCGCCGCGTGCGTTCCAGGAACTGGACACCGATGGCGATGGCGGCATCAGCAAGGACGAAGCCGCGGCCGATCCCGCCTTGACCCAGGCCTTCGGCACACTGGATCAGGATGCCGACGGCAAGTTGACCTCGTCCGAATACCAAGCCTACAAGCCGGCAGCGCCGGGCGGTTGA
- a CDS encoding sugar kinase, with protein MTQGAAPMVGKVVCFGELLLRLGAPGRELLLQSPQLQVNVGGAEANVAVALASFGHDARFVSVVADNTLGTAALMQLRGHGVDTSAVQRGEGRMGLYFLSTGAVQRPSQVLYDREDSAFVRAGGGEHDWATLLAGADWLHVSGVTLALGKACHANAVAAIRQARAMGVKVSFDGNFRPQLWQRWEPQDAIPSVLHALMSQADLLLASHRDIEVALGRRYEHGDATARFEAAARDAFDAFPHLQRMAATTRGQRSVDHQVLAAVSLSRDCALVTAPAQELAGIVDRIGTGDAFAAGVLHGMVSGMDEAAILRFGLAAGCLKHSVPGDFLPLGVAEVEAAMGEGGFDVRR; from the coding sequence ATGACGCAGGGAGCCGCGCCGATGGTGGGGAAGGTGGTTTGTTTCGGAGAGTTGCTGCTGCGGCTGGGCGCGCCCGGCCGTGAACTGTTGCTGCAATCGCCGCAACTGCAGGTCAACGTGGGCGGGGCCGAAGCCAATGTCGCGGTTGCGCTGGCCAGCTTTGGCCACGACGCGCGGTTTGTCAGCGTGGTCGCCGACAACACGCTGGGCACGGCGGCGCTCATGCAGCTGCGCGGCCACGGCGTGGATACCTCGGCCGTGCAGCGGGGCGAGGGTCGGATGGGCTTGTACTTCCTGAGTACGGGCGCGGTGCAGCGGCCCTCGCAGGTGCTCTATGACCGTGAGGATTCGGCCTTCGTGCGCGCGGGCGGCGGCGAGCATGACTGGGCCACGCTGCTTGCGGGCGCCGATTGGCTGCATGTCTCCGGGGTGACGCTGGCGCTGGGCAAGGCTTGTCACGCCAATGCCGTGGCGGCCATCCGCCAGGCGCGCGCGATGGGGGTGAAAGTCTCCTTCGACGGCAACTTCCGTCCCCAGTTGTGGCAGCGTTGGGAGCCACAGGACGCCATCCCTTCCGTGTTGCATGCGCTGATGTCGCAGGCGGATCTGCTGCTGGCCAGCCATCGCGATATCGAAGTGGCGCTGGGCAGGCGCTACGAGCACGGCGACGCGACCGCACGCTTCGAAGCGGCCGCGCGCGATGCTTTTGATGCGTTCCCGCACCTGCAACGCATGGCCGCGACCACGCGCGGGCAGCGCAGTGTGGATCATCAGGTGCTGGCGGCGGTATCGCTCTCCCGTGACTGTGCGCTGGTCACGGCGCCTGCGCAGGAGCTGGCCGGCATCGTCGATCGCATCGGCACCGGTGATGCATTTGCCGCCGGCGTGCTGCATGGCATGGTCAGCGGGATGGATGAAGCGGCGATCCTGCGCTTTGGTCTGGCGGCGGGTTGCCTCAAGCATTCGGTGCCAGGGGATTTCTTGCCGCTGGGCGTGGCCGAGGTTGAGGCGGCGATGGGGGAGGGTGGGTTCGATGTCAGGCGGTGA
- a CDS encoding alpha/beta hydrolase family protein, producing MRSRMQQALCAAVWVVLSVSHAHAANNDSSASTGSERVPVEAFAKGNALSNPRLSPDGKHVAVSADLGEGNHALLIYRVEGMKQTAVLRLPRYQLPTETMWVSNKRLVLGKGRKFGGREEPYALGEIIATDVDGKNQDYIFGQERSLRTSSLEPGFGFVAGGPHQPNGHFYMRRAGSTSRSQLYDVDAEMKTARLIADIPVKDLSFVIDDKGVPRYAYGTDDNDVYLLYQANAQGKEWLPLDAGKIGGKFVPFAFNADGTRVFAYYSESGGPSQVVTATPEGQQRTVLLQDGFSSVAAVEWRSLPYQPIAASLGAGKPRWTYFEPNARDATLHEAIGNAIPGKFIRYTGHSQDGNMSLLHAYSDRDPGTWYLLDRQRSTLEAILASREGIDEARMGERRPFRFKASDGLELEAILTVPAGVETPRNLPMVLLPHGGPHVWGDAWAYDNDAQFLASRGYLVLQVNYRGSLGRGERFETLGYRQWGKRVQQDLIDGVRWTIAQGQADPARICSYGASFGAYSAMMVVAREPGLFKCAAGLAGLYDLNMMYAKGDTRTYNYGLNYLNRTIGTDAGDLKANSPTGVASRIKVPVLIAHGEADQRTPFAQAKAMKTALESSGNAPEWMAVPKEGHGFYEDKNNIAFYRRLEAFLDRHIGAHAGQAGAAD from the coding sequence ATGCGTTCAAGGATGCAACAGGCGCTTTGCGCCGCCGTCTGGGTCGTGCTGTCTGTTTCGCACGCGCACGCCGCCAACAACGATTCCAGCGCGTCCACCGGGTCTGAGCGTGTGCCGGTTGAAGCGTTCGCCAAGGGCAACGCGCTGTCCAATCCACGGTTGTCACCTGATGGCAAGCATGTGGCCGTGTCCGCCGACCTGGGCGAAGGCAACCATGCGCTGCTGATCTATCGCGTGGAAGGCATGAAGCAGACGGCCGTGCTGCGCCTGCCGCGCTATCAGTTGCCAACCGAGACCATGTGGGTCAGCAACAAACGGCTGGTGCTTGGCAAAGGCCGCAAGTTTGGGGGCCGCGAAGAGCCCTACGCACTCGGCGAGATCATCGCTACCGACGTGGATGGCAAAAACCAGGACTACATCTTTGGCCAGGAGCGTTCGCTGCGTACCTCCAGTCTGGAGCCAGGCTTTGGGTTTGTCGCCGGGGGTCCGCACCAGCCCAACGGCCATTTCTATATGCGCCGCGCCGGCAGCACATCGCGCTCGCAACTCTACGACGTCGACGCCGAGATGAAGACGGCGCGCTTGATCGCCGACATACCGGTCAAGGATCTTTCGTTTGTGATCGACGACAAAGGCGTGCCGCGTTACGCCTACGGCACGGACGACAACGACGTGTACCTGCTGTACCAGGCCAATGCGCAGGGCAAGGAGTGGCTGCCGCTGGATGCCGGAAAAATCGGCGGCAAGTTCGTGCCGTTCGCCTTCAACGCCGATGGCACGCGCGTGTTTGCCTACTACAGCGAAAGCGGCGGCCCCAGCCAGGTGGTGACCGCCACGCCGGAAGGTCAACAACGCACGGTGCTGTTGCAGGATGGGTTCTCGTCCGTGGCTGCTGTGGAGTGGCGTTCCCTGCCCTACCAACCCATTGCCGCATCACTGGGCGCCGGCAAGCCGCGTTGGACCTATTTCGAGCCAAACGCCCGCGATGCCACCTTGCATGAGGCGATCGGCAATGCGATCCCCGGCAAGTTCATCAGGTACACCGGCCACAGCCAGGACGGCAATATGTCATTGCTGCATGCCTACAGCGACCGCGATCCCGGCACCTGGTATCTGCTCGACCGGCAGCGCAGCACCTTGGAAGCGATCCTGGCCAGCCGTGAAGGCATCGACGAAGCGCGAATGGGCGAACGCCGCCCGTTCCGATTCAAGGCCAGCGATGGCCTGGAACTGGAGGCCATCCTGACCGTGCCGGCCGGGGTGGAAACGCCGCGCAACCTGCCGATGGTGCTGCTGCCGCATGGTGGCCCGCATGTCTGGGGTGACGCCTGGGCTTACGACAACGACGCCCAGTTTCTGGCCAGCCGTGGCTACCTGGTGCTGCAGGTCAATTACCGCGGATCGCTGGGTCGCGGTGAGCGATTTGAAACCTTGGGTTACCGCCAATGGGGCAAGCGCGTGCAACAGGATCTGATCGATGGCGTGCGCTGGACCATCGCGCAAGGCCAGGCCGATCCCGCACGCATCTGTTCCTATGGAGCCAGTTTTGGTGCGTACTCGGCCATGATGGTGGTGGCGCGTGAGCCCGGCTTGTTCAAGTGCGCCGCGGGCTTGGCCGGTCTGTACGACTTGAACATGATGTACGCAAAGGGCGACACCCGTACTTACAACTACGGCCTGAATTACTTGAATCGCACCATCGGTACCGATGCCGGCGATCTGAAGGCCAATTCCCCCACGGGCGTAGCTTCGCGCATCAAGGTGCCGGTGTTGATCGCTCATGGCGAGGCCGACCAGCGCACGCCTTTTGCGCAAGCCAAGGCAATGAAGACCGCGCTGGAAAGCAGCGGCAACGCGCCGGAATGGATGGCGGTGCCCAAGGAAGGCCACGGCTTTTACGAAGACAAGAACAACATTGCCTTCTACCGCCGCCTGGAAGCTTTTCTGGATCGGCACATCGGGGCGCACGCCGGCCAGGCCGGCGCGGCGGATTAG
- the thiC gene encoding phosphomethylpyrimidine synthase ThiC: MNAVPSRLLQDTQQLSETVTRPIPGSRKIFVEGSRADLQVPMREIVLSRTPTLFGGEENAPVTVYDTSGPYTDPDATIDLAAGLSALRARWIEERGDTEQLSALSSEFGRSRESNARLDAVRFPARVLPRRAKAGANVSQMHYARRGIVTPEMEFVAIRENQRLEALREQLLANPKLNGKGARDLLFQHPGQSFGANIQSLITPEFVRDEIARGRAILPNNINHPESEPMIIGRNFLTKINANIGNSAVSSGIAEEVEKLVWAIRWGGDTVMDLSTGKHIHETREWIIRNSPVPIGTVPIYQALEKVDGRAEELTWEMFRDTLIEQAEQGVDYFTIHAGVLLRHVPLTANRVTGIVSRGGSIMAKWCLAHHKENFLYTHFEDICEIMKAYDVAFSLGDGLRPGCIADANDAAQFGELEALGELTKIAWKHDVQTMIEGPGHVPMQLIKENMDKQLRECGEAPFYTLGPLTTDIAPGYDHITSAVGAAMIGWFGTAMLCYVTPKEHLGLPNRQDVRDGIMAYKIAAHAADLAKGHPGAQVRDNALSKARFEFRWEDQFHLGLDPEKAQEFHDETLPRDAHKVAHFCSMCGPHFCSMKITQDVRDYAAEHGMDEAQALEEGMAEKSAQFLAQGAQVYHRD, from the coding sequence ATGAACGCCGTACCCTCCCGCCTCTTGCAGGACACCCAGCAGCTGTCCGAAACGGTCACCCGGCCGATTCCCGGCTCGCGCAAGATCTTCGTCGAAGGTTCGCGCGCGGATCTGCAGGTGCCGATGCGCGAGATTGTGTTGAGCCGCACGCCGACCCTGTTCGGCGGCGAGGAAAACGCGCCGGTCACCGTCTACGACACCTCCGGCCCCTATACCGATCCGGACGCCACCATCGATCTCGCTGCGGGCCTGTCGGCATTGCGCGCGCGCTGGATCGAGGAGCGCGGCGACACCGAACAACTGTCCGCGCTGAGTTCGGAATTCGGCCGTTCGCGCGAATCCAATGCGCGCCTGGACGCCGTGCGTTTCCCCGCACGCGTGCTGCCGCGCCGCGCCAAGGCCGGCGCCAATGTCAGCCAGATGCACTACGCCCGCCGCGGCATCGTCACCCCGGAAATGGAGTTCGTGGCCATCCGCGAAAACCAGCGCCTGGAAGCGCTGCGCGAGCAGCTGCTGGCCAATCCCAAGCTCAACGGCAAGGGTGCGCGCGACCTGCTGTTCCAGCATCCGGGCCAGAGCTTCGGCGCCAACATCCAGTCGCTGATCACGCCGGAATTCGTCCGCGATGAAATCGCCCGCGGCCGCGCCATCCTGCCCAACAACATCAACCACCCGGAAAGCGAGCCGATGATCATCGGCCGCAACTTCCTGACCAAGATCAACGCCAACATCGGCAACAGCGCGGTGTCCTCCGGCATTGCCGAGGAAGTGGAGAAGCTGGTGTGGGCGATCCGCTGGGGCGGCGACACCGTCATGGATCTGTCCACCGGCAAGCACATCCACGAAACCCGCGAATGGATCATCCGCAACTCGCCGGTGCCGATTGGCACCGTGCCGATCTACCAGGCGCTGGAAAAGGTCGACGGCCGCGCCGAGGAACTGACCTGGGAAATGTTCCGCGACACCCTGATTGAGCAGGCCGAGCAGGGCGTGGACTACTTCACCATCCATGCCGGCGTGCTGCTGCGGCATGTGCCGCTGACCGCCAACCGGGTCACCGGCATCGTCTCGCGCGGTGGCTCGATCATGGCCAAGTGGTGCCTGGCGCATCACAAGGAGAACTTCCTCTACACCCACTTCGAAGACATCTGCGAGATCATGAAGGCCTACGACGTGGCCTTCTCGCTGGGCGACGGCCTGCGTCCGGGTTGCATTGCCGATGCCAACGACGCCGCCCAGTTCGGTGAACTGGAAGCGCTCGGTGAGCTGACCAAGATCGCCTGGAAGCATGACGTGCAGACCATGATTGAAGGCCCCGGCCACGTGCCGATGCAGCTGATCAAGGAGAACATGGACAAGCAGCTGCGCGAGTGCGGCGAAGCGCCGTTCTACACCTTGGGGCCGCTGACCACCGACATCGCGCCCGGCTATGACCACATCACCTCGGCGGTGGGCGCGGCGATGATTGGCTGGTTCGGCACCGCCATGCTCTGCTACGTGACGCCGAAGGAACACCTGGGCCTGCCCAACCGCCAGGACGTGCGCGACGGCATCATGGCCTACAAGATTGCGGCACACGCCGCCGACCTGGCCAAGGGCCATCCGGGTGCGCAGGTGCGCGACAACGCCTTGAGCAAGGCGCGCTTCGAATTCCGCTGGGAGGATCAGTTCCATCTCGGCCTGGACCCGGAGAAGGCGCAGGAATTCCACGATGAAACCCTGCCCAGGGACGCGCACAAGGTGGCCCACTTCTGCTCGATGTGCGGGCCGCACTTCTGTTCGATGAAGATCACCCAGGACGTGCGCGACTACGCCGCCGAGCATGGCATGGACGAAGCGCAGGCGCTGGAAGAGGGCATGGCCGAGAAGTCGGCGCAGTTCCTGGCGCAGGGCGCGCAGGTGTATCACCGTGATTGA